A DNA window from Thermoanaerobaculales bacterium contains the following coding sequences:
- a CDS encoding SIR2 family protein, producing the protein MTKHADLRHPHRDPTANPPIHYDHLPDRTALRRIQTALWAKEETRGAAVMIGSGLTRTAQRAAHDAPLPPTWRDLANDMAAHLYPTGNAPRNPLTIAQEYAVTLGRPALNDLIRARINDQALTPGRLHHALIALPWTDILTTNWDTLLERAVRNNPQHHYELVQTINDIPRTRAPRIIKLHGTLPSHTPFIITEEDFRTYPTDFAPFVNLAQQILMENVLCLIGFSGDDPNFLQWTGWVRDHLGEHAPPIYLIGALALTQPTRRRLEARGVTPIDFAPVLTHLDTDDRHAEAIGYFLKALTEARPWPAQRWPTQPQHPANKKEPLLEKWKKLRSTYPGWIVAPRIVRIHVNLETRANEHTLNQILKTAITEEQHALLYEFAWRLDIGLLPFPPEILEQLGQAATGTSLDRTKRDDLTRWLLRNAREQDDHEALTTWERWIEQNAPRLQHYLAWERCLHARDTLNLKTIEEHRPLVEGEDPIWTLRRAALHAELNNKKQATNEALDALRELRTRQAQDQHSIWIASRLAWALFFCQALASPWNDDKRLAEELGEAAKEWPSDLTAKRCDPWQEREGIREELRQARERQQRDKETIEYPFDPGQATRTTHHFLAIPQTAHIEARRLFDRVGIPRGILNLNITRDELETAITIEGTTTPTQMTRLISSRPTRKLVDEQLSRLAIARLPNEVVGETISRLRPALTDTIRRYRQTPDENMVERVEWINRAANIAEILSRLIIRTNTTTIQQTINETLTTIRETPEHWTLAQKLHLLIHRGIAALPPEEQSAFLLATIEPPLPGEDGAEHPDHNLPEPIDAFTNPKPDRSADEQRWARRIEGLTQLVASRGIVRERAIYRLFKLNTWQLLTEKEQHAFAQNLWLETSEEKLPTNTGLFSHVFLYLPEPTPGRARRAFEHEVIELNQPHQPTARDLVAVLNAARYIPEPHRYLLSRTQAQTWLARMLEKVTQFAHPQDAHPLSAPTEAERFLAWGGRAIAGAVLPALAPEDLTDEIIGQLMTVEAPGIVEALPGLVAVKPELQGAVVDRLRDLLVGAEAEWGHAAAAVLEWSRLDHEGNTKVPDDLVSLVTGAVLSRHRGTLANTLAAATELVRQGRLSGTDQARLESGLTYLFSDLDYSGTRAGEYDEVSLLRARCAMLALALKQAGRAARIIDEWLATAAHDPLPDVRSASREPQ; encoded by the coding sequence ATGACGAAACACGCAGACCTCCGGCACCCGCACCGAGACCCAACCGCAAACCCACCCATCCACTACGACCACCTACCCGATAGAACAGCCCTCAGACGCATTCAAACAGCACTGTGGGCCAAAGAAGAGACACGAGGAGCCGCCGTCATGATAGGCTCCGGCCTCACCCGAACCGCACAACGAGCAGCACACGATGCACCACTCCCCCCAACCTGGAGGGATCTCGCCAACGACATGGCGGCACACCTCTACCCGACAGGCAACGCACCGAGAAACCCGCTCACGATCGCCCAAGAATACGCAGTCACCCTCGGACGCCCCGCACTCAACGACCTCATCAGAGCACGAATCAACGACCAAGCCCTCACACCAGGACGACTCCACCACGCACTCATAGCCCTCCCCTGGACAGACATCCTCACCACGAACTGGGACACCCTCCTCGAACGAGCCGTCCGAAACAACCCACAACACCACTACGAACTCGTCCAGACCATCAACGACATACCCCGCACACGCGCACCACGAATCATCAAACTCCACGGCACCCTACCCTCGCACACACCCTTCATCATCACAGAAGAAGACTTCCGCACCTACCCAACAGACTTCGCACCCTTCGTCAACCTCGCGCAACAAATACTCATGGAGAACGTCCTCTGCCTCATCGGCTTTTCAGGGGATGATCCCAACTTCCTCCAATGGACCGGATGGGTACGCGACCACCTCGGAGAACACGCCCCACCCATCTACCTCATCGGAGCACTCGCCCTCACACAACCAACACGACGCAGGCTCGAAGCACGAGGCGTCACCCCAATCGACTTCGCACCAGTCCTCACGCACCTCGACACCGACGACCGACATGCGGAAGCAATCGGGTACTTCCTCAAAGCCCTCACCGAGGCCAGACCCTGGCCGGCACAACGATGGCCAACACAACCACAACACCCAGCCAACAAGAAAGAGCCGCTCCTCGAAAAGTGGAAGAAACTCCGGAGCACGTACCCAGGATGGATCGTCGCGCCACGAATTGTCAGAATCCACGTCAACCTCGAGACACGAGCCAACGAACATACGCTCAATCAAATCCTCAAAACAGCAATAACAGAAGAACAGCACGCCCTCCTCTACGAATTCGCATGGCGACTCGACATCGGACTCCTTCCCTTCCCCCCAGAGATCTTGGAACAACTCGGACAAGCAGCCACCGGGACCTCACTCGACCGCACCAAACGAGACGACCTCACACGCTGGCTCCTTCGAAACGCCCGAGAACAAGACGACCACGAAGCTCTCACGACATGGGAGCGATGGATCGAACAAAACGCCCCCCGTCTCCAACACTACCTCGCATGGGAGCGTTGCCTCCACGCGCGAGACACCCTCAACCTGAAGACAATCGAAGAACACCGCCCCCTGGTCGAGGGCGAAGACCCCATCTGGACCCTCCGCCGAGCAGCACTCCACGCAGAACTCAACAACAAGAAACAAGCGACGAACGAAGCACTCGACGCCCTCCGAGAACTGAGAACGCGGCAAGCACAAGACCAGCACTCAATCTGGATTGCGTCACGGCTCGCCTGGGCACTCTTCTTCTGCCAAGCACTGGCAAGCCCATGGAACGACGACAAACGGCTCGCAGAGGAACTCGGCGAGGCCGCCAAGGAATGGCCATCAGACCTCACAGCCAAACGCTGCGATCCCTGGCAAGAACGAGAGGGAATACGAGAAGAGCTCAGACAAGCCCGGGAACGACAGCAACGAGACAAAGAAACGATCGAGTACCCGTTCGACCCAGGGCAAGCGACACGAACAACACATCACTTTCTAGCGATTCCACAAACCGCACACATCGAAGCGCGTCGACTCTTCGATCGAGTCGGCATTCCCCGAGGAATACTCAACCTCAACATCACGCGCGACGAACTCGAAACAGCCATCACGATCGAAGGCACCACAACGCCAACACAGATGACGCGGCTCATCAGCAGTCGTCCAACCAGAAAGCTCGTCGACGAACAACTCTCGCGCCTCGCAATAGCCCGCCTCCCCAATGAGGTCGTCGGCGAAACGATCAGCAGGCTGCGACCAGCACTCACCGACACCATCCGCCGATACAGACAAACACCCGACGAAAACATGGTAGAGCGCGTTGAATGGATCAACAGAGCAGCCAACATCGCCGAAATCCTGTCACGACTCATCATCAGAACAAACACCACAACAATCCAACAGACGATCAACGAAACGCTCACGACGATCCGCGAAACACCCGAACACTGGACACTCGCACAGAAGCTACACCTCCTCATCCACCGAGGAATCGCAGCGCTCCCACCAGAAGAGCAATCCGCTTTCCTGCTCGCGACAATCGAGCCCCCACTCCCAGGAGAGGACGGCGCCGAACACCCTGATCACAACCTCCCAGAACCGATCGACGCCTTCACCAATCCAAAACCAGACCGATCGGCAGACGAACAACGATGGGCACGACGCATCGAGGGCCTCACACAACTCGTCGCCTCGAGAGGAATCGTCCGCGAACGAGCGATCTACCGGCTCTTCAAACTCAACACCTGGCAACTCCTCACCGAAAAGGAACAACACGCGTTCGCACAGAACCTCTGGCTGGAAACAAGCGAAGAGAAGCTGCCCACGAACACAGGATTGTTCAGCCACGTCTTCCTCTACTTGCCAGAACCAACCCCCGGCCGGGCACGCCGCGCGTTCGAACACGAGGTGATCGAGCTCAACCAGCCACACCAGCCCACGGCACGAGATCTCGTCGCCGTCCTGAACGCGGCGCGCTACATCCCAGAACCGCACCGGTACCTGCTCTCGCGAACACAAGCGCAGACCTGGCTCGCACGCATGCTGGAGAAGGTCACCCAGTTCGCCCATCCCCAGGACGCACATCCCCTCTCCGCCCCAACGGAAGCAGAACGGTTTCTCGCCTGGGGCGGAAGAGCAATCGCAGGAGCGGTGCTCCCCGCCCTCGCTCCCGAAGACCTCACCGACGAGATTATCGGCCAGCTCATGACAGTCGAGGCGCCAGGAATCGTCGAGGCCCTCCCTGGCCTGGTAGCTGTCAAGCCCGAATTGCAGGGTGCAGTTGTTGATCGATTGCGCGATCTCCTCGTGGGCGCCGAAGCAGAATGGGGACACGCGGCTGCCGCAGTCCTTGAATGGTCGCGACTCGACCATGAAGGGAACACCAAGGTGCCGGACGACCTCGTCAGCCTCGTCACCGGTGCGGTGCTCTCGCGACACCGCGGCACGCTCGCGAACACGCTCGCCGCAGCAACCGAGCTCGTCCGCCAAGGACGGTTATCAGGCACAGACCAGGCGCGTCTCGAAAGCGGCTTGACCTATCTCTTCTCCGATCTCGACTACTCTGGAACTCGTGCTGGAGAGTACGACGAAGTCAGCCTGCTTCGCGCGCGCTGCGCCATGCTCGCGCTCGCGCTCAAGCAGGCCGGCCGAGCGGCGCGCATCATCGACGAGTGGCTTGCAACCGCAGCGCACGACCCCCTCCCCGACGTCCGCTCCGCGAGCCGAGAACCTCAATAA
- a CDS encoding carbohydrate-binding protein has translation MKARSTFYCWAFALSVLSVLNFGFPQNVFADDPNPEMGASAGLNFLDFPFQEVPQYDVASDAGMEWAYIHAWWRILELDQGAINFTTLDTRVNAAVGSGLEVVLTFVGVPHWAIPAGEAGRPGNLQPCEIYGGIHGETCCRFFFMDENGNLVPPGCSQPPLGPGYFEDFFYAVVDRYKEVVTHYEIWQEPNFWSFWGGSKQQWIDLIAIPAWAAMQRVRAENPGLDLKLIGPATANNFWADSGCKNFIDWAGPISGYLDIYSAHFVNEGAFQVTSGQGWRDLFTLYDSGGPRDIGCGPWISGFGGGKPFFCTSCDVNSALDEVATSNPNIRGESDQAEHLTEIIRGVHERPGFDVVMLTIWSDSPNPNWRTRGPGIVEAADRHHRPKKSFWDIRDLLVTGDPIARDTFSNNSTNREQGDPLDGSVVEDSALVWEADGSVKIGISEATNAGSGHHKGGLSFDPADYGSVVSLQGDVVVNWAYWVGIGFTESATGGFWDDGLLVARLHGQGSTCKILTQGPGSGVLDNTVYSSSVPSLQRTKPYRFKLQYDQCFNTLDAWFEGDQVVSGYSLGGFRPEIRFAGLHMNNAGQVAGSTSMTVDNFMIDAPSEPAGRPSIIQHPEGTGADAGGSAQIDIAVSAPPGANPAYQWQFNEENISNGPHYAGTNTSTLTVINATPSQTGMYRCIVSNPNCPFGIASQNAFLQVQQEFNGPHFLPGRIEAEDYDVGGESIAYHDTEAGNQCHPPSIYRNDDVDIQATADPEGGTYNIGYIYSGEWLEYTVDATLGGCYQFDVRVAGPYGGAFHFERDGGISFGGPVQFTPTGGPQTWETVTVRGDIPVGPHIIRMNIDQDYWNLNWINVTYEGPFVCPQEE, from the coding sequence ATGAAGGCACGCAGCACCTTCTATTGCTGGGCATTCGCGTTGTCTGTCCTATCAGTACTCAACTTCGGGTTTCCCCAGAACGTCTTCGCTGACGACCCAAATCCCGAAATGGGGGCTAGCGCGGGACTGAATTTCCTCGATTTTCCCTTCCAAGAGGTGCCGCAATACGATGTGGCATCCGATGCTGGCATGGAGTGGGCTTACATTCATGCGTGGTGGAGGATCTTGGAACTTGACCAAGGGGCCATTAACTTCACCACACTGGACACCCGCGTGAACGCGGCGGTGGGTAGTGGCCTTGAAGTGGTGTTGACGTTCGTCGGAGTCCCTCACTGGGCGATACCAGCAGGTGAAGCGGGTCGGCCAGGGAACCTCCAGCCCTGCGAGATTTACGGCGGCATTCACGGCGAAACATGCTGTCGCTTCTTCTTTATGGATGAAAACGGGAATCTCGTACCGCCAGGTTGTTCGCAGCCTCCATTAGGACCGGGTTACTTTGAGGACTTCTTCTATGCTGTGGTTGACCGATACAAGGAGGTCGTGACCCACTACGAGATCTGGCAGGAACCAAACTTCTGGAGCTTCTGGGGAGGCTCGAAGCAGCAGTGGATCGACCTTATTGCGATACCCGCGTGGGCAGCTATGCAGAGAGTCCGAGCCGAGAATCCGGGTCTGGATCTGAAGCTGATCGGCCCCGCGACAGCAAACAACTTCTGGGCGGACAGCGGATGCAAGAACTTCATCGACTGGGCGGGGCCGATCAGCGGCTACTTGGATATCTACTCCGCCCACTTTGTCAATGAGGGTGCATTCCAAGTGACAAGCGGTCAGGGGTGGAGGGACTTGTTCACTTTGTACGACTCGGGAGGCCCTCGCGATATTGGCTGTGGGCCGTGGATCAGTGGCTTCGGTGGTGGTAAACCCTTCTTCTGCACCTCCTGTGATGTGAACTCCGCACTCGACGAGGTCGCAACGAGTAACCCAAACATCCGAGGCGAAAGTGACCAAGCGGAACATCTGACCGAGATAATCAGAGGCGTCCACGAGAGACCCGGATTTGATGTGGTAATGTTGACAATCTGGAGCGACTCCCCCAACCCCAACTGGAGAACGAGAGGCCCGGGGATAGTGGAGGCCGCCGATCGACACCACCGCCCCAAGAAGAGCTTTTGGGATATTCGTGATCTTCTTGTGACTGGAGATCCGATTGCAAGGGACACATTTTCGAACAATTCGACGAATCGGGAACAGGGCGATCCACTGGATGGGTCAGTAGTGGAGGATTCAGCGTTGGTCTGGGAAGCTGATGGCTCCGTTAAGATCGGCATCAGCGAAGCCACCAATGCTGGCAGTGGACATCACAAGGGAGGTCTGTCGTTTGACCCAGCTGATTACGGCTCAGTCGTCTCTCTGCAGGGAGACGTGGTAGTCAACTGGGCCTACTGGGTCGGTATTGGTTTCACAGAGTCGGCGACCGGAGGTTTCTGGGACGATGGGTTGTTGGTTGCACGGCTTCACGGCCAGGGGAGCACATGCAAGATTCTCACTCAGGGTCCGGGCAGTGGTGTGCTCGACAACACAGTCTACTCCAGCAGCGTTCCGAGTCTTCAGCGCACAAAACCGTACCGATTCAAGCTTCAATACGATCAGTGCTTCAACACGCTTGATGCGTGGTTTGAAGGGGATCAAGTAGTGTCAGGCTATTCGCTGGGGGGCTTCCGACCAGAGATCAGGTTCGCTGGTCTCCACATGAACAACGCTGGTCAGGTTGCTGGCTCTACGTCGATGACAGTTGACAACTTCATGATCGATGCGCCTTCTGAGCCCGCGGGGCGCCCGTCCATAATTCAGCACCCAGAAGGCACGGGCGCCGACGCCGGGGGGAGCGCCCAGATCGACATCGCCGTCAGCGCACCGCCTGGAGCAAACCCGGCCTATCAATGGCAGTTCAATGAGGAGAACATCTCTAACGGCCCACACTACGCTGGTACGAACACGTCGACCCTCACCGTTATTAACGCAACGCCTTCCCAGACCGGAATGTACCGGTGCATCGTCAGCAATCCGAACTGCCCGTTCGGTATCGCATCACAGAACGCCTTCCTGCAAGTGCAGCAGGAGTTCAACGGCCCCCACTTCCTACCTGGCAGAATCGAGGCAGAAGACTACGACGTCGGTGGTGAGAGCATCGCATACCACGACACCGAGGCTGGGAATCAATGCCATCCGCCCTCAATCTACCGCAACGACGACGTGGACATACAAGCCACTGCGGACCCCGAGGGCGGGACTTACAACATCGGATACATTTACAGCGGTGAGTGGCTCGAGTACACCGTGGATGCGACGTTGGGCGGCTGCTACCAATTCGACGTCCGTGTAGCGGGACCCTACGGCGGAGCATTCCACTTCGAGCGCGACGGGGGGATTTCCTTTGGCGGACCTGTCCAGTTCACACCAACCGGTGGACCGCAAACCTGGGAGACAGTCACTGTTCGTGGCGATATACCGGTCGGGCCTCACATCATCCGGATGAACATAGACCAAGATTATTGGAACCTAAATTGGATCAACGTCACCTACGAAGGCCCCTTTGTGTGTCCTCAGGAGGAGTGA
- a CDS encoding DEAD/DEAH box helicase family protein, whose amino-acid sequence MALTEADTCRRFITPALVEAGWDLHQQILEQRYFTAGRVVVVGSRARRRTGKRADYLLRYRRDLPLAVVEAKADDEPAGSGLQQAIDYATILSLPFAYATNGREIIEHDFVTGQERNLDRFPGPDELWARWKAGEHVDDELERCMLTPSYSDPNRKLRYYQTTAVNRAVEALARGKERVLLTLATGTGKSFIAFQVCWRLWQARWNRKGSHQRPKILYLADRTTLLSQPMLREFAPFGEALHRIEAEVVTSREMYFATYQQIARDESRPGTEGSGAYRVLTFLAKDGSIKTQ is encoded by the coding sequence GTGGCGTTGACGGAAGCCGACACGTGCAGACGGTTTATCACCCCGGCGCTGGTCGAGGCTGGCTGGGATCTCCACCAGCAGATCCTTGAGCAGCGGTATTTTACGGCGGGAAGGGTCGTCGTCGTGGGCTCGAGGGCCCGCCGGCGCACGGGCAAGCGGGCCGACTACCTCCTGCGCTACCGGCGGGACCTGCCTCTTGCGGTGGTTGAAGCCAAGGCAGACGACGAGCCTGCGGGCAGCGGGCTGCAGCAGGCCATCGATTACGCCACCATCCTGTCCCTGCCATTCGCCTACGCCACCAACGGCCGCGAGATCATCGAGCACGACTTCGTCACCGGCCAGGAACGCAACCTCGACCGCTTCCCGGGTCCGGACGAGCTGTGGGCACGGTGGAAGGCGGGCGAGCACGTCGACGACGAGCTTGAGCGGTGCATGCTGACGCCGAGTTATTCCGACCCCAACCGCAAGCTCCGGTACTACCAGACCACCGCCGTGAATCGCGCCGTTGAGGCCCTTGCGCGTGGGAAGGAGCGGGTGCTCCTGACCCTCGCAACTGGAACTGGCAAGAGCTTCATCGCCTTCCAGGTCTGCTGGCGTCTCTGGCAGGCACGGTGGAACCGCAAGGGCAGCCACCAGCGACCCAAAATCCTGTACCTCGCGGACCGCACGACCCTGCTCAGCCAACCCATGTTGCGGGAGTTCGCGCCGTTCGGCGAGGCCCTGCACCGCATCGAGGCCGAGGTTGTCACGAGCCGGGAGATGTACTTCGCCACCTACCAGCAGATCGCGCGCGATGAGAGCCGGCCCGGGACTGAGGGATCTGGCGCATACCGAGTCTTGACTTTCTTGGCGAAGGATGGAAGCATCAAGACACAATAA
- a CDS encoding helix-turn-helix transcriptional regulator yields MTRNKIRRYRQKAGLTVTELSKRSDVSIRTLQRIEQGGGAHKVETLMKIYNAVRDAGRLNPMPSPEEVFPGIDVGV; encoded by the coding sequence ATGACGCGCAACAAGATCCGGCGGTATCGGCAGAAAGCGGGGCTGACCGTCACGGAGCTGTCCAAACGCAGCGACGTATCAATCCGCACACTTCAGAGGATCGAACAAGGGGGTGGAGCGCATAAGGTGGAGACGCTCATGAAGATCTACAACGCCGTGCGCGATGCCGGCAGGCTGAATCCGATGCCCTCACCGGAGGAGGTCTTTCCAGGAATCGATGTTGGAGTGTGA
- a CDS encoding ion channel, whose amino-acid sequence MYCTHLVVALLTFGLLAFQATHISPTWSTWWKVRYFAFLIGFIVVSNVGFIRVAHLLGAEFSADYAFNAGNVVDRLYLCIMTLARLGLGEIVPANPPARAVVLVELAFVPSLILSASVVEMRKWFGNGE is encoded by the coding sequence ATGTACTGCACCCACCTAGTTGTAGCGCTCCTCACGTTCGGCTTGCTCGCGTTCCAGGCAACCCACATCTCCCCAACCTGGAGCACGTGGTGGAAGGTCCGCTATTTTGCCTTCCTCATCGGGTTCATCGTCGTGTCGAATGTCGGCTTCATCCGCGTGGCGCATCTGCTCGGCGCCGAATTCTCCGCCGACTACGCGTTTAATGCTGGGAATGTTGTGGATCGCCTCTATCTGTGCATCATGACACTCGCACGACTTGGCCTCGGCGAGATCGTGCCGGCGAATCCCCCAGCACGCGCGGTCGTGCTCGTGGAACTCGCGTTCGTGCCGTCGCTCATCCTCTCGGCGTCCGTGGTTGAGATGCGGAAGTGGTTCGGCAACGGCGAGTAG